In Desulfosporosinus sp. Sb-LF, the DNA window TCAAAGCTGTCTGATCTCAATCATATTGAAGGACAATAATCTCTTTATCTTCTTTGTATTCTTTTATATTAGCTTTATCAATGTCCAGCTCCTTACACTTTTTGGACTTTAACCCCGAAGCGGCGATGAATTTATCAACCTTTTCAAATAAAAAGCCAAGCAGCCCGAACGCCTTTGTACGGTAATGCATCGGGATCACAATTGCCGGATTCAGCTGCTTCATGACTTGAACAGCATCCAATGCATCAATGGTGGCGCGTCCACCAACGGGAAGCAGGAGTATGTCTACAGTTCCTATTTCGTTAATATGAGTATCTGTTAGCACATGTCCCAGATCGCCGCAGTGGCAAACATTAATTCCATCAATATTAAAGTTATATACCGTGTTTTTTCCTCTCTTGCTCCCCAATTCCTTATCATGAAATGTGGCTACCCCTTTTA includes these proteins:
- a CDS encoding MBL fold metallo-hydrolase; this translates as MKIKWLGQSCFLITTKNGTKILTDPFKNMLGYKLPEIEANIVSTSHNHSDHNNINAVKGSFTHFNELGTFEVNGIAIKGVATFHDKELGSKRGKNTVYNFNIDGINVCHCGDLGHVLTDTHINEIGTVDILLLPVGGRATIDALDAVQVMKQLNPAIVIPMHYRTKAFGLLGFLFEKVDKFIAASGLKSKKCKELDIDKANIKEYKEDKEIIVLQYD